CGGCTGTAGCTACCGTGAAGATGACTGGAGCGAGGAATACACCCGATGCGATGCCGTGCTGAATGTCGACGATATCCGCGAATACGGTGCCCATCTCGGCGAAAAAGTCCGTCTCGAGAGAATCGAAGGTGGCCTCCACGACTTGGTCCTTTCGCACGAACCCGCCCGCGACAATGTCTACAAGGCGATGTTCGATTTCCTGGACGACAGCCTCGCCACTCATCCTTAAGTGCTGTTCACAACTTTTCTGGATTCCGTCAGTCACTTTCCAGAATGGCGTATGTAGTTGCGTCTTCCTCGATCCGGCTATTTTCTCCCGTCTACGATTCTCCCTTTCACGTCCACCTTGTGGTGGAGTTTTCGCATTTTCGGCTGAGCGGTTTGCCTTGCGGGCCTGATTCCCGTAGTTCCCGAAAGGTCCTTCACCTCGATTTTGTCGCTCAGGAGCCATGAATCGTTGCCCTCTTCCACTTTCACGAGCGCCCTGTACGTGCCCGTTTCGGAAATGGCGAGCGATGCCTTGTCGGCGCCTTCGATCAGTTTGCCGGCCTTGTACCAGCGGAAACCGTAGGCGTCCCCCTGCACCGAGAGTGTCGTCCCGTTTTGCGCAATCTTGGGTTTTGCCATGGCGATGTACTTGTTCACGATTTTCGCGAGTTCCTGGGCGCCCGAGGCGTTCGGATGCACGCTGTCGTCCAAAAACCATGCGGGAGTCTGGAAAAGCGTGTGCAGGTCGATAATGTTCACGCCTTTCTTGACGGCGGTTTCCTTGATAACCGGGTTGATCTGGCTTACGATAGCCGTATCCATGATACCCCACTCGCAGTTGTTGCTGTAGGGCTGCAGCGTCGCGAAAATTTCGGGGCTCGTGGGTAGGTGTGCGAAGGTATCGATCAACGCCTCGTAATCGCTGTACAGCTGCGATTTTTCGCACTGGCCGTAAAGGTAGTTGTACCTTTCGGTGCCCTCCCAGATGCATTTGTCCGTGAAGTACTTGCTGTCGTTGGTGCCGAGCTCGATGACGACGATATCCGGCGAAGAGGCGAGGGCCGCCTTGAATTTTTCGGTCTTCCAGTAACTGGAATTGTTGTCGCCGCCCTTGATGGTGGCGCCCGCGAAGGTCATTGAGGACACGCCGAAATTGCTGACGGTGTAATCGTTCCCGAGCATTTCTTGCAGGTGGTCGGGGTATTTCTTGTCGGCCCAGATTCCATAGCCTTCGGTAATGCTGTTGCCGACGCAGGCGACATTTGTCGCGTGCGCCATCGTTGCGAGCGCCAATATCGCGGCGTTAGCCGTGATACTGCGCGTAATGCGGTTTTTGAAGTTATTCCCAAACATTATAAACTCCTTTATATCAAAATATATAAAACGGGGGCGGGGCTGCGTACCTATAAAAACAAGTGGAAATAGGACTTTATAGGTAGTTGGGGAATGCCTTTTGGGGAGCGTACCTATAAACATCTCGAATCTTGTGGTTTTATAGGTACATTTTTGGGAGCTTGACTGGCGTTGTGTACAAACTAATACCTAAATTACCTATAAAAATGGGGCTTATGCGATGTTTATAGGTACTCGTTTGGGGCAATTTTTCTAGCACCGTGACGGATGTTTCTTTTTT
This window of the Fibrobacter sp. UWH4 genome carries:
- a CDS encoding GDSL-type esterase/lipase family protein encodes the protein MFGNNFKNRITRSITANAAILALATMAHATNVACVGNSITEGYGIWADKKYPDHLQEMLGNDYTVSNFGVSSMTFAGATIKGGDNNSSYWKTEKFKAALASSPDIVVIELGTNDSKYFTDKCIWEGTERYNYLYGQCEKSQLYSDYEALIDTFAHLPTSPEIFATLQPYSNNCEWGIMDTAIVSQINPVIKETAVKKGVNIIDLHTLFQTPAWFLDDSVHPNASGAQELAKIVNKYIAMAKPKIAQNGTTLSVQGDAYGFRWYKAGKLIEGADKASLAISETGTYRALVKVEEGNDSWLLSDKIEVKDLSGTTGIRPARQTAQPKMRKLHHKVDVKGRIVDGRK